From a region of the Vicinamibacterales bacterium genome:
- a CDS encoding glycosyltransferase → MRILLISPWFPSPPYGGALIRVSETLRHLSGRHAVTLVAPSAHPVAPRDLEPLAAWCDAVEIVPISERPAAVLGRMAAGLVRGMPLIQGLHRHSAMRRAVARLTAAHDYDVVHVEHSFMAPYLSAIARGRRPRTVLSMHNIESLRFRRELATARGGRRLALLLDSVVFASWESAAVRRFDGLMAVSTVERDWARAQAPDTPLATVPNGVDTAHFAPAPAASRTTLLFPGLMNYPPNVDAATWLCDEILPQVAVRHPDARVRIVGDKPTPDVLALAGRPAVDVTGRVPDVRPHFAECAAVVVPLRSGAGTRLKILEAMAMQRPVVSTTQGAEGLDVTPEHDILLADTAAGLAAHVCRLLDDAALADRLARAGRELVERTYDWSRCFGALDVLYQQLTRTAPVPGLGTVEDAT, encoded by the coding sequence ATGAGGATTCTCCTGATCTCTCCGTGGTTCCCGTCGCCGCCCTACGGCGGTGCGCTGATCCGCGTCAGCGAGACGCTGCGGCACCTGTCCGGCCGCCACGCCGTGACGCTGGTGGCGCCGTCGGCCCATCCGGTCGCGCCGCGCGACCTGGAACCGCTCGCCGCGTGGTGCGACGCGGTGGAAATCGTGCCGATCTCTGAGCGTCCGGCGGCCGTCCTGGGCCGGATGGCGGCGGGCCTGGTACGCGGCATGCCCCTCATCCAGGGCCTCCACCGCCATTCCGCGATGCGGCGCGCCGTGGCGCGACTCACGGCCGCCCACGACTACGACGTGGTGCACGTCGAGCACTCGTTCATGGCGCCCTACCTGTCGGCCATCGCGCGGGGCCGGCGCCCGCGGACGGTGCTCTCGATGCACAACATCGAGTCGCTCCGCTTCCGGCGTGAACTGGCGACGGCGCGGGGCGGGCGGCGGCTGGCGCTGCTCCTCGACAGCGTCGTGTTCGCGTCGTGGGAGTCGGCGGCCGTCCGCCGGTTCGACGGTCTCATGGCGGTCTCCACCGTCGAACGCGACTGGGCGCGGGCCCAGGCGCCGGACACGCCGCTGGCCACCGTGCCGAACGGCGTGGACACGGCGCACTTCGCGCCCGCGCCGGCCGCCAGCCGGACGACGCTGCTTTTTCCCGGGCTGATGAACTATCCCCCCAACGTCGACGCGGCCACGTGGCTGTGCGACGAGATCCTGCCCCAGGTCGCCGTGCGTCACCCGGATGCCCGCGTGCGCATCGTCGGCGACAAGCCGACCCCGGACGTCCTGGCGCTGGCCGGCCGGCCGGCCGTCGACGTGACTGGGCGCGTTCCCGACGTGCGGCCGCACTTCGCCGAGTGCGCGGCCGTCGTGGTGCCGCTACGGTCGGGCGCGGGGACGCGGCTCAAGATCCTCGAAGCGATGGCCATGCAGCGGCCGGTCGTTTCGACCACGCAGGGGGCCGAGGGCCTCGACGTCACCCCCGAGCACGACATCCTGCTCGCCGACACCGCCGCCGGCCTCGCCGCACACGTGTGCCGGCTGCTCGACGACGCGGCCCTCGCCGATCGCCTCGCCCGGGCCGGGCGCGAGCTGGTCGAGCGCACCTACGACTGGTCGCGGTGCTTCGGCGCGCTGGATGTCCTCTACCAGCAGCTGACCCGGACCGCTCCGGTGCCGGGCCTCGGCACCGTCGAGGACGCCACGTGA
- a CDS encoding glycosyltransferase family 4 protein translates to MTSRRLSICYAAPGLHLRASSGPTRNLLSLAEALAQWADVTVAFRSLLDPVESVGVRALALDPSASPGGALGDDNAMRGLRPVAHLAYCRRLRTFARSAADSFDVILEKGWRLSGWLAAAATRAGVPGVVVENDLRLWTAPVRGLGDAARMAAHHAAEAVAASRCRQVPCVIAETAEMRARLIQRRRLAPDRVEVVGLGVDHARFRPLDDADARAALGIAPEALVLLYVGAMDEYHDLLPLIAALGHVRPPHVELHVVGDGEYRARCEREAAGAGARVRFHGRVPHAEVPRYIAAADLCVAPYRAEAFHGGEVMFATLKIPEYLACGRPVLSVPSPAIARLVIDGRTGFLRPNDGAAWRDVLATLPGRAALAALRPAAVEAVREVSWDRTARRYLDICERVAAERRAGARRAVPAAPAAAAAVGAIDTVGGADEERRGTACR, encoded by the coding sequence GTGACGTCCCGCCGCCTCTCGATCTGCTACGCGGCGCCGGGCCTGCACCTGCGGGCGTCGTCGGGCCCCACGCGCAACCTGCTCAGCCTCGCGGAGGCGCTCGCCCAGTGGGCCGACGTCACCGTGGCGTTTCGCTCCCTCCTCGATCCCGTCGAGTCGGTCGGCGTGCGCGCCCTGGCCCTCGACCCGTCGGCGTCACCCGGCGGCGCCTTGGGCGACGACAACGCGATGCGCGGACTCCGGCCCGTCGCCCACCTCGCGTACTGCCGTCGCCTTCGGACCTTCGCGCGCTCGGCGGCGGATTCGTTCGACGTGATCCTCGAGAAGGGCTGGCGGCTCTCGGGGTGGCTCGCCGCCGCGGCCACCAGGGCGGGGGTTCCGGGCGTGGTCGTCGAGAACGACCTGCGCCTGTGGACCGCGCCCGTGCGCGGCCTCGGCGACGCCGCCAGAATGGCCGCCCATCACGCGGCCGAGGCCGTCGCGGCCTCACGCTGCCGCCAGGTGCCCTGCGTGATCGCGGAGACCGCCGAGATGCGGGCCCGGCTCATCCAGCGGCGCCGGCTCGCGCCGGACCGTGTCGAGGTCGTCGGCCTCGGCGTCGATCACGCGCGCTTCCGGCCGCTGGACGACGCGGACGCCCGCGCCGCGCTCGGCATCGCGCCCGAGGCGCTCGTCTTGCTCTACGTCGGGGCCATGGACGAGTACCACGACCTGCTCCCGCTCATCGCGGCCCTCGGCCACGTCCGCCCGCCGCACGTGGAGCTGCACGTCGTGGGCGACGGCGAGTACCGGGCGCGCTGCGAACGGGAGGCCGCCGGCGCCGGCGCGAGGGTCCGGTTCCACGGGCGCGTGCCGCACGCGGAGGTCCCGCGCTACATCGCCGCCGCCGATCTGTGCGTGGCGCCCTACCGCGCGGAGGCCTTCCACGGCGGCGAGGTGATGTTCGCCACGCTGAAGATCCCCGAGTACCTCGCCTGCGGGCGCCCCGTGCTGAGCGTGCCCAGTCCCGCCATCGCCCGGCTCGTGATCGACGGGCGTACGGGGTTCCTGCGGCCCAACGACGGGGCCGCGTGGCGGGACGTCCTGGCGACCCTGCCCGGCCGGGCGGCGCTGGCGGCCTTGCGGCCGGCCGCGGTCGAGGCGGTGCGCGAGGTCAGCTGGGATCGGACGGCCCGGCGCTATCTGGACATCTGCGAACGCGTGGCCGCCGAGCGGCGCGCGGGCGCGCGGAGGGCCGTCCCCGCCGCCCCGGCGGCGGCAGCGGCGGTGGGAGCGATCGACACGGTCGGGGGCGCGGACGAGGAGAGACGGGGGACGGCATGCAGGTGA
- a CDS encoding radical SAM protein: MQVKRFQQRATVGARYMKEYLLDGVSDGYERKLLAPKPLDVICEITYVCNLACPTCFRWTAKPDEHELTAQEWIDAMGKLKRWLGAFNLTFTGGEPFLRPDVLDVIRYASANGIMTTIVSNGSLIDKALARRIVESGLDGLTISLNSLTPEVHNKTRGTNAAFDEVMTALANMREVSTGMRLTLSCTILKETIAGLPDVVAYAKANGLYGVNFQPIMPATTLPIFDNSGKAAKVSVGSPYRNLLKDDGNERRQIDEVFARLLAMKEDGYPILNTASHLREIAKYLKEPTSPELLEKTCKVGIRNLNVDPFGNVRLCSIFNVIGNIKDDSPDALWSSSNASTQRDEIRACDKMCRLMFCNYKELDLKFRFQRVMQTLTRS; this comes from the coding sequence ATGCAGGTGAAACGGTTCCAGCAGCGCGCCACGGTCGGCGCCCGGTACATGAAGGAGTACCTGCTCGACGGCGTCAGCGACGGCTACGAACGGAAGCTGCTCGCGCCCAAGCCGCTCGACGTGATTTGCGAGATCACCTACGTCTGCAACCTGGCGTGTCCCACGTGCTTCCGCTGGACCGCCAAGCCCGACGAGCACGAGCTGACGGCCCAGGAATGGATCGACGCGATGGGCAAGCTCAAGCGCTGGCTCGGCGCGTTCAACCTGACCTTCACGGGCGGTGAGCCGTTCCTGCGCCCGGACGTCCTCGACGTGATCCGCTACGCCTCGGCGAACGGCATCATGACGACGATCGTCTCCAACGGGTCGCTCATCGACAAGGCGCTGGCGCGCCGGATCGTGGAGAGCGGCCTGGACGGCCTCACCATCTCGCTCAACAGCCTCACGCCGGAGGTCCACAACAAGACGCGGGGCACCAACGCGGCCTTCGACGAGGTGATGACGGCCCTGGCCAACATGCGGGAGGTCAGCACCGGCATGCGGCTCACGCTGAGCTGCACCATCCTCAAGGAGACGATCGCCGGGCTCCCTGACGTCGTGGCCTACGCGAAGGCGAACGGGCTCTACGGCGTGAACTTCCAGCCCATCATGCCCGCCACCACGCTGCCCATCTTCGACAACAGCGGCAAGGCGGCCAAGGTGTCGGTCGGCAGCCCGTACCGCAACCTGTTGAAGGACGACGGCAACGAGCGCCGGCAGATCGACGAGGTGTTCGCGCGCCTGCTCGCGATGAAGGAGGACGGCTATCCCATCCTCAACACCGCCTCACACCTGCGCGAGATCGCCAAGTACCTCAAGGAGCCGACCTCGCCCGAGCTCCTCGAGAAGACCTGCAAGGTCGGCATCCGCAACCTGAACGTCGATCCCTTCGGCAACGTCCGCCTCTGCTCGATCTTCAACGTGATCGGCAACATCAAGGACGACTCGCCCGACGCCCTGTGGAGCTCGTCGAACGCCTCGACACAGCGCGACGAGATACGCGCCTGCGACAAGATGTGCCGCCTGATGTTCTGCAACTACAAGGAGCTGGACCTCAAGTTCCGGTTCCAGCGCGTGATGCAGACGCTCACGCGATCCTGA
- a CDS encoding glycosyltransferase family 1 protein, producing MRIGVLLQSMNETVGGIGVYTQEIVRALLEVDTANEYVLIYPGFGPAQAWLGQFRRYRNARELVTGASRVPFETYWDQVVIPKVGDELGLDVVFNPHLSVPIRGRFGKVMVVHNVEYHTVPNVYNARMYTWWYLMEKFIMPAADRVISLSKVMTEDFRRHVKYPISQVRTIYHGVNAKFFARPDDAHLARIRADYDLPEHYLLFVGHLYPQKNFPVLVRALGQVKDEIPHTLLVAGRPRYKFEADLALIAELGLQDRVVFLNYVPNDDLPSLYRMADAFVYPSLYESFGLAQLEAMACDCPVIGANAGAIPEVTAGAALIFDPHSPDDLAQAIRRVTGDPAVRADLVAKGAVRVRDFTWERTARETLAVFQELA from the coding sequence ATGCGCATCGGCGTGTTGCTGCAGAGCATGAACGAGACGGTCGGCGGCATCGGCGTGTACACGCAGGAGATCGTGCGCGCGCTGCTCGAGGTCGACACGGCGAACGAGTACGTCCTGATCTATCCGGGCTTCGGACCGGCACAGGCCTGGCTCGGGCAGTTCCGGCGCTACAGGAACGCGCGGGAGCTGGTCACGGGCGCCTCGCGCGTGCCCTTCGAGACCTACTGGGATCAGGTGGTGATCCCGAAGGTCGGCGACGAGCTGGGCCTCGACGTCGTGTTCAATCCGCACCTGTCGGTGCCCATCCGCGGCCGCTTCGGCAAGGTGATGGTCGTGCACAACGTCGAGTACCACACCGTGCCGAACGTGTACAACGCCCGCATGTACACGTGGTGGTATCTGATGGAGAAGTTCATCATGCCGGCGGCGGACCGCGTGATCTCGCTCTCGAAGGTCATGACGGAGGACTTCCGCCGGCACGTGAAGTACCCCATCAGCCAGGTTCGGACGATCTACCACGGGGTGAACGCGAAGTTCTTCGCGCGGCCGGACGACGCTCACCTGGCGCGGATCCGGGCCGACTACGACCTGCCCGAGCACTATCTGCTCTTCGTCGGGCACCTCTATCCGCAGAAGAACTTCCCGGTCCTCGTGCGCGCGCTCGGCCAGGTGAAGGACGAGATCCCCCACACGCTGCTCGTGGCGGGCCGGCCCCGCTACAAGTTCGAGGCCGACCTGGCGCTCATCGCCGAGCTCGGCCTCCAGGACCGCGTGGTGTTCCTGAACTACGTCCCCAACGACGACCTGCCCTCGCTGTACCGCATGGCGGACGCGTTCGTCTATCCGTCGCTGTACGAATCGTTCGGCCTGGCCCAGCTCGAGGCCATGGCCTGCGACTGCCCCGTCATCGGCGCCAACGCGGGCGCGATCCCCGAGGTCACGGCCGGGGCCGCCCTGATCTTCGACCCCCACAGTCCCGACGATCTCGCCCAGGCGATCCGGCGCGTCACGGGCGACCCGGCGGTCCGGGCCGACCTGGTCGCGAAGGGCGCGGTGCGCGTCCGCGACTTCACCTGGGAACGGACGGCGCGCGAGACGCTGGCCGTCTTCCAGGAGCTCGCCTGA
- a CDS encoding YciI family protein: MFIIELRYTADLKAIDAAMAAHMRFVKAQYAAGRFLVSGRKIPRDGGIIVATGASREEIEAIARRDPFVTAGLAEVRVVEFRASQKARDIQARIDAE; the protein is encoded by the coding sequence ATGTTCATCATCGAACTGCGCTACACGGCCGACCTGAAGGCGATCGACGCCGCCATGGCGGCCCACATGCGCTTCGTGAAGGCGCAGTACGCGGCCGGACGCTTCCTCGTCTCCGGCCGCAAGATCCCGCGCGACGGCGGGATCATCGTCGCCACCGGCGCGAGCCGGGAGGAGATCGAAGCCATCGCCCGTCGGGACCCGTTCGTGACGGCCGGGCTCGCCGAGGTGCGCGTCGTGGAGTTCCGGGCGAGTCAGAAGGCCAGGGATATCCAGGCACGGATCGACGCCGAGTAG
- a CDS encoding glycosyltransferase → MPTSRLKLSIVVPAFNNAGQLQACLQALPAATTAPHEVVVVDDGSTQEIQDVAERNGAACIRLDSNSGPSSARNAGARRATGAVLVFIDSDVVVAPGGIDRLVQPLAADPDLAAVFGSYDNHPNAPGVLSQYRNLLHHYMHQTASPEASTFWAGLGAVRRSVFETIGGFDEQRFSRCMEDIELGYRLRQSGYRIRLERTAQGTHLKRWTLRSVIRTDVHCRAIPWSQLLIEGKGQTGDLNVKGSQRMSVALTGLAGLFLALAIVKPLALGAAVAALAGVLVLNRGLYGYLARERGVLFTCAAIPFHLLYFVYSGLAYAWVWGDHKLTGLASALTGLKDTRF, encoded by the coding sequence ATGCCCACCAGTCGCCTGAAGCTGTCGATCGTCGTGCCCGCGTTCAACAACGCGGGCCAGCTACAGGCTTGCCTCCAGGCCCTGCCTGCCGCCACCACGGCGCCGCACGAGGTCGTCGTGGTGGACGACGGCTCCACGCAGGAAATCCAGGACGTCGCCGAGCGCAACGGCGCCGCCTGCATCCGGCTCGATTCGAACTCCGGCCCGTCCTCGGCCCGCAACGCCGGCGCGCGACGCGCCACCGGCGCCGTGCTGGTGTTCATCGACTCCGATGTCGTCGTGGCGCCCGGCGGCATCGATCGCCTCGTGCAGCCGCTCGCGGCCGACCCTGATCTGGCGGCCGTGTTCGGGTCCTACGACAACCACCCGAACGCGCCGGGCGTCCTCAGCCAATACCGCAACCTGCTCCACCACTACATGCACCAGACGGCCAGTCCGGAGGCCTCGACCTTCTGGGCCGGCCTCGGCGCCGTGCGGCGGTCGGTCTTCGAGACGATCGGCGGGTTCGACGAACAGCGCTTCTCGCGCTGCATGGAGGACATCGAGCTCGGCTACCGCCTGCGTCAATCGGGCTACCGGATCCGCCTGGAGCGGACCGCCCAGGGCACGCATCTCAAGCGCTGGACGCTCAGGTCGGTCATTCGCACCGACGTCCACTGCCGAGCCATTCCGTGGTCGCAGTTGCTCATCGAGGGCAAGGGACAGACGGGCGACCTGAACGTGAAAGGGAGCCAGCGGATGAGCGTTGCGCTCACGGGCCTGGCCGGGCTGTTCCTGGCGCTGGCGATCGTGAAGCCCCTCGCGCTCGGGGCGGCCGTCGCCGCGCTGGCCGGTGTGCTGGTCCTCAACCGGGGCCTGTACGGCTACCTGGCCCGGGAACGAGGTGTCCTCTTCACCTGCGCCGCGATCCCGTTCCACCTGCTCTACTTCGTCTACAGCGGGCTGGCGTATGCCTGGGTCTGGGGTGACCACAAGCTCACGGGACTCGCCAGCGCGCTGACGGGTCTCAAGGACACGCGGTTCTGA
- a CDS encoding DUF4832 domain-containing protein, whose amino-acid sequence MTSAVALPGLPSPTGPGQSGTITSAAGFAIAYSASNDSFPNPDRGFYSWSRPGVNNFAAVRAAGFTLVRNYYELDRYRTKDLPQVFLNALVDDFNSARQTGVKLIPRFTYNWGPYPNPDPDASQAQIERHLQQLAPLFHANADVISSFEAGFIGAWGEWHSSTHGLDTDPAAKAAILAALMAAVPPTRMIALRYPSDMQLLNGPPITAAEAFSGTNRARVGSHQDCFLGSADDFGTWGRGGNPMDVDKAYVAENGRFAVVGGETCAVNPPRSLCPTALAELEYMHFSNFDVDYEPDVVQGFRDGGCYDEMDRRLGYRIEMAWGLFPQSTARGQDLSFSLQLRNVGYAAMFNARPVFAVLSNGTERYVTPLAVDPRSWAAGESPTVNGSIALPPTMSPGTYRLALWLPDAYASLQNDPRYAVRFANTGTWDASTGENVIATGLVVTP is encoded by the coding sequence GTGACGTCGGCGGTCGCCCTGCCAGGCCTGCCATCGCCGACCGGCCCAGGCCAGAGTGGCACCATCACATCGGCCGCCGGGTTCGCGATCGCCTACAGCGCCAGCAACGACTCGTTCCCGAATCCCGACCGCGGGTTCTACTCCTGGAGCAGGCCGGGCGTGAACAACTTCGCCGCGGTGCGGGCGGCGGGCTTCACGCTGGTTCGGAACTACTACGAGCTCGACCGCTACCGGACCAAGGATCTGCCGCAGGTCTTCCTCAACGCTCTCGTGGACGACTTCAACTCGGCCCGCCAGACTGGGGTCAAGCTCATCCCGCGGTTCACGTACAACTGGGGGCCGTACCCGAACCCCGATCCCGACGCCTCTCAGGCGCAGATCGAGCGCCACCTGCAGCAACTGGCGCCGTTGTTCCACGCCAACGCCGACGTCATCTCGTCATTCGAGGCCGGCTTCATCGGTGCGTGGGGCGAGTGGCACTCCTCGACCCACGGCCTCGACACCGACCCGGCCGCGAAGGCCGCCATCCTTGCCGCCCTCATGGCCGCCGTGCCGCCGACGCGGATGATCGCCCTGCGCTACCCCTCCGACATGCAGCTCCTGAACGGCCCGCCCATCACGGCGGCGGAGGCGTTCTCCGGCACCAACCGCGCGCGCGTGGGCTCCCACCAGGACTGCTTTCTCGGCAGCGCCGACGACTTCGGGACCTGGGGCCGTGGCGGCAACCCCATGGACGTGGACAAGGCGTACGTGGCCGAGAACGGCCGCTTTGCGGTCGTGGGCGGCGAGACCTGCGCCGTCAACCCGCCGCGCTCGTTGTGCCCCACGGCGCTGGCCGAGCTCGAATACATGCACTTCAGCAACTTCGACGTCGACTACGAACCCGACGTCGTGCAGGGCTTCAGGGACGGCGGCTGCTACGACGAGATGGATCGGCGCCTGGGCTACCGCATCGAGATGGCGTGGGGCCTCTTCCCGCAGAGCACGGCGCGCGGGCAGGACCTCTCCTTCTCGCTGCAGCTTCGCAACGTGGGCTATGCCGCGATGTTCAACGCCCGGCCGGTGTTCGCGGTGCTGAGCAACGGCACCGAACGCTACGTGACGCCGCTCGCCGTGGACCCGCGGTCCTGGGCCGCGGGCGAGAGCCCGACCGTGAACGGCAGCATCGCCCTGCCGCCCACGATGAGCCCGGGGACATACCGCCTGGCGCTCTGGCTGCCCGACGCCTACGCGTCGCTCCAGAACGATCCTCGATACGCGGTGCGCTTCGCCAACACGGGAACGTGGGACGCGTCCACCGGCGAGAACGTGATCGCCACCGGGCTCGTCGTCACCCCCTGA